The Deltaproteobacteria bacterium genome contains the following window.
CGTTGTCGTTGTGAATATAATAGGGACTGAGTCCCTTAGCTTCTTCGAGCGCATCGCTGCTAAGCACAAATGATGGATACCCAGCCTTTATGATACCCGATGGCCTGTAATCCCACTCTGCAACAGCAAGCAGCGTTAAAGGATAGCCGATTACCTCTAATAGCTCCGGTGTTCCATCTGATGCCAATATATTCCAGGTAGATATCTGTTCTTCTCTTGTCGGGCTCCAGTATATGCGGTCACTATAATCAGATTGCAACTCTGGCAAGAAAGCTATCGCGAACCAGCCAGTATCTTGATTGCCACCAAGATCTGTTTTTATTCTTGTGTCTATTATCTTGTCTAATGTTAGATATTGCATGAGTACTATAATATTCTTGGTATTGCTTCAACTAGCTTTAAAAGCCCCATTTCAGTTTCGAAAACAACTGTCCACTCGGCGAACTGGGTTCTTACAACAAATCTCTGCCCTAGCCTCGGTATTCCCTGAAGTATAGCAGTCTCCGCTACTGCCTGCATCTCCTGTATGGCTAATGCTTCTGCAAGAACTGTTGAGCCTGCAGACCGACCTTGCTTTCTAAGTACTTCATTGAACATATGTTTAAATGCACCTGTCGCTTTCTCTCCTTGAAGACCAGAAGAAAATAACACCTTACCTTGAGAGGTATTTAGTATAAACCTAGTGGGTATGTTACTACCAGGTAAGTTTGGCCCCAGTGGTATTAGTTTCGAAAATACTTTTTGAATCGGGCCAGTGAGCCTGCTGACTTTTATAAAACGAGCGAGTTTTACAGCGCCTTTTACAGCCACTGCCCCACCACCTAGAAATATTACACCTTCAAGTCCGCCAACCGCAAAGTTTGTAGCTATCTGAGATAGTGGCGCAGAAGGATCGTAGCTAACGACTGTATTTAAAACACCGGAGATAGCAACAGTTGCAGAAACCGCACCTATACTAATTTGCCCACTGGGATCGGTGTATGAAACAGGGTTCGAATTAGCATATATGAACTTGTTTAAGCTAGCTGGTCTACTGGCAAACCCGCTAAAACTATCCATCTGCGAGAACCGCCCGTTAAAGGGCGTATAGTAGCGAGCCCGTAGATAATATTTTCCAGTAGAGCTATCCAATTGCTCGCCAGCAAACAAATAGCTATTAGGCGTAGAGCCAGCGCTACTTAGCAGCTCGCCAAAAGCTTCGTAGTCGTAAGTATCAGTAAGTGTTTCGGTGGCGTCGCTAAGTCCACGAGTGCTGCCTAAACCA
Protein-coding sequences here:
- a CDS encoding type IV secretion protein Rhs translates to MSAVTDSSGGITTYLYDAAGNQVGIEQANGSITTSFYDNLNRLTSQVSSDSLGNPLTSFDYILDPVGNRLQVTEISGRVVDYNYDALYRLVSEDVTDPVNGNVIFEYTYDAVGNRLTKSVNGGLSESYTYDDNDRLRSSSTSSYSYDDNGNTLTETVSGQNTTYTYDVDDRLVKAITPSDIVEYSYDTDGIRQSKRIDGVLTSYLVDKNRPYAQVLEELDNGGSVIVEYTYGADLLSQNSASNGQSYYHYDGLGSTRGLSDATETLTDTYDYEAFGELLSSAGSTPNSYLFAGEQLDSSTGKYYLRARYYTPFNGRFSQMDSFSGFASRPASLNKFIYANSNPVSYTDPSGQISIGAVSATVAISGVLNTVVSYDPSAPLSQIATNFAVGGLEGVIFLGGGAVAVKGAVKLARFIKVSRLTGPIQKVFSKLIPLGPNLPGSNIPTRFILNTSQGKVLFSSGLQGEKATGAFKHMFNEVLRKQGRSAGSTVLAEALAIQEMQAVAETAILQGIPRLGQRFVVRTQFAEWTVVFETEMGLLKLVEAIPRIL